Proteins encoded by one window of Pseudomonas tructae:
- a CDS encoding FecCD family ABC transporter permease, which produces MLAIWLSLALGPVSLPLFDTLRVGARLIGLPVAGEGLEQAELILGQIRLPRTLLGLAVGAVLALSGVAMQGLFRNPLADPGLVGVSAGAALGAAVAIVGGSWAGGIPEVFAPYLLSLCAFLGGLGVTALVYRLGRRDGQTNVATMLLAGIALTALAGAAVGLFTYLADDATLRTLTFWNLGSLNGASYQRLWPLVLVAVLVSLWLPRRAQALNALLLGESEARHLGIEVEKLKRELVFCTALGVGAAVAAAGLIGFIGLVVPHLVRLLAGPDHRVLLPASLLAGASLLLFADLIARLALAPAELPIGIVTAFIGAPFFLYLLLRGRA; this is translated from the coding sequence CTGCTGGCGATCTGGTTGTCGCTGGCGCTGGGGCCGGTCAGCCTGCCATTGTTCGATACCCTGCGCGTGGGCGCGCGGCTGATCGGGCTGCCGGTGGCCGGCGAAGGGCTGGAGCAGGCCGAGTTGATCCTGGGTCAGATTCGCTTGCCGCGTACGCTGCTGGGGTTGGCGGTGGGCGCGGTGCTGGCGCTGTCCGGGGTGGCAATGCAGGGCCTGTTTCGCAATCCGCTGGCTGACCCTGGCCTTGTCGGTGTTTCCGCCGGTGCCGCGCTCGGTGCGGCGGTAGCGATTGTTGGCGGCTCATGGGCTGGTGGCATCCCCGAGGTGTTCGCGCCTTATCTGTTATCCCTGTGTGCGTTTCTCGGTGGCCTGGGGGTGACCGCACTGGTGTACCGCCTTGGGCGACGCGATGGCCAGACCAACGTGGCGACCATGCTCCTTGCGGGTATCGCCTTGACCGCCTTGGCCGGCGCGGCGGTGGGACTGTTCACCTACCTGGCCGATGATGCCACCTTGCGCACCCTGACGTTCTGGAACCTGGGCAGCCTCAATGGCGCCAGTTATCAGCGCCTGTGGCCACTGGTGCTGGTCGCCGTGCTGGTCTCGCTGTGGTTGCCGCGCCGGGCGCAGGCCCTCAATGCCTTGCTGCTGGGCGAGTCCGAAGCCCGGCACCTGGGCATCGAGGTCGAGAAGCTCAAGCGCGAACTGGTGTTCTGTACCGCGTTGGGCGTTGGCGCTGCGGTAGCGGCGGCGGGGCTGATTGGCTTTATCGGCCTGGTGGTGCCGCATCTGGTGCGTTTGCTGGCCGGGCCCGATCACCGCGTGTTGCTGCCGGCGTCGCTGTTGGCCGGTGCTTCGCTGCTGTTGTTTGCCGACTTGATCGCCCGTTTGGCGCTGGCACCCGCGGAGCTGCCGATCGGTATTGTTACCGCATTTATCGGCGCACCGTTTTTCCTCTATCTGCTGCTGCGAGGGCGTGCCTGA
- a CDS encoding heme/hemin ABC transporter substrate-binding protein — protein MRPRARLIALCAGLVFNTLAQAEALPQRWVSAGGALSEWVTALGGEQKLVGVDTTSQHPESLKALPSIGYQRQLSAEGVLSLRPDLLVGTEEMGPPPVLAQIRGAGVKVELLSSKAELDAVKGNLLKLGHLLGAEQQAQKLFTDYHQQLDDLQGRIKQLQSTQAAPGVILLVGHAGSKPMIAGKGTSGDWLLRQAGARNLADNEGYKNFSVEALAALDPDVLVFADRSLSGDQALQALLKENPALNASRAARNKRLIELDPTLLVGGLGPRLPVTLQRLSQAFYPAAQ, from the coding sequence ATGCGCCCACGTGCCCGCCTGATCGCCCTGTGTGCCGGTCTTGTGTTCAACACCCTGGCCCAGGCCGAAGCTTTGCCGCAACGCTGGGTCAGCGCCGGTGGGGCCTTGAGCGAGTGGGTGACGGCGCTGGGGGGCGAGCAGAAGCTGGTCGGGGTCGACACCACCAGCCAGCATCCTGAGTCGCTCAAGGCGTTGCCCAGTATCGGTTATCAGCGTCAACTGTCCGCCGAGGGCGTACTGAGTCTGCGCCCGGATCTACTGGTGGGTACCGAGGAAATGGGCCCGCCACCGGTGCTGGCGCAAATCCGTGGCGCCGGGGTCAAGGTCGAGCTGCTGTCGAGCAAGGCCGAGCTGGACGCAGTTAAAGGCAACCTGCTGAAACTGGGGCATCTGCTCGGGGCTGAACAACAGGCGCAAAAATTGTTTACCGACTATCACCAGCAACTTGATGACCTGCAGGGCAGGATCAAGCAGTTGCAAAGCACCCAGGCGGCCCCTGGGGTGATCCTGCTGGTCGGTCATGCCGGCTCCAAACCGATGATTGCCGGCAAAGGCACCTCCGGCGACTGGTTGCTCAGGCAAGCCGGTGCGCGCAACCTGGCCGACAACGAAGGTTACAAGAACTTCTCGGTGGAGGCCTTGGCGGCCCTCGATCCCGATGTACTGGTATTCGCCGACCGCAGCTTGAGCGGTGACCAGGCCTTGCAGGCATTGCTCAAGGAAAACCCTGCCCTGAACGCTTCGCGTGCGGCACGGAACAAGCGCCTGATCGAGTTGGACCCGACCCTGCTGGTCGGCGGTCTGGGCCCGCGCCTGCCCGTGACCTTGCAGCGCCTGTCCCAAGCCTTCTACCCAGCCGCGCAATGA